The following is a genomic window from Fusarium oxysporum Fo47 chromosome IV, complete sequence.
GACCATAAGCCTACTGCATTGTGTACTTGGATGTGGGGATCGCTTGATAGTTCGGTTACTATACCTACCCGGCAGAcgttaataagtaaatagAAAAGATCACGTAGAGATGTTAATATGGCTTTGAACAAAACTTAATAAAGAAAGGCTTTACTTATAGTAGTAGCATATGGACCTAGGAGAATAAATAGCAGCATTGTCTTACCAAATGCTACCTATGTCTTAGTCAATTAGCACGCAATCCCAAACATCCCAATACTGCAGCGAAAGTGATGAGTCAAAAAGGAAGCTCCAGCCACGACGTTCTGTCTTTCCTGGGCCATGTCAAAATAATATTGAGCGTCTATCTGTTAACATATATCACTTGGTAGGCATGTTCCCTTGTATCCACGAGTTGATCAGCGTCAGCGACTCTCGAGACTTGTCAAATGGCGCCAAATGCCCAGCCTCGGCAATCTCAGCAAAGGTAAGAGGTTCATACGACTTCCATCGACCAGCCACATTGGCTCCCTCGTACCAAGGGGCTAGCTCCCTCAGGCGCATCAATGGTTGCCCGTGCCAGCTCAAGCCGTGGTCAAGAAGTAGTCGCATACCGGCAGCGTTTGAGTACAAGTCCTTATCGCCGACGTAGATTAGAACGCGGATGTTCTGTATGGTTGTCTGTTAGTAGTGTGTTCAGTTGAAGATACGAGTGTCACAACAAGCCCACTCACCGCTTCCAGAAGGAAATTGACATAATTATCGCTCCGTCGCCATAAATCACCATTCTTCTCCCATTGTTCCAAGACGGGATACGACAGGCCTGTGTAGTTCACATGTTGCGGCACTCCGAGAGCCTCCTTGATGTCATGACGATTCAGGTACTCGTCTATGTGTGCCATTTCTGGAAAGCATCCATCAAGGCCTTTGCAATGTTGCCTGTAGTCATATGGGTTCCTGCCCATCTGGTCAATGACAACGTCGGCTATGGCGGTGCAATTGTCCTGTGCGTCTTTGCAAACCTGAGAAGTCATTCCCTGAGTCTCGCAAATGCTGAGATTGTTCTCGCACCACATGGCTCGTGGAGCCCACTCTTCGCATTGCGATGCGTTGAAGAGACTATCTGGCCCCGAGCATACGGTCATGAAACTACCTCTATTCTGCACCGAGAGACGAACAAGACCGTTCCCTACCATTATGCCTTTGAGGTTGATCTTGGGCTTGGTGGGGATGTTGTTTGAGGGACCTGTGAGAAACTGATATCTTGGTGGCTGTGCCTGCAGACTCTGTCTGGGTTTATCTAGACTCGCTTGCGTCTTCAAGATGGTATTCGCCAGAGCGGGAACCCACGATCCGCCATAGGACTCGCCTGCGATGTAAAAGTCTAGACCTGCAAGCTCGGGGTACGCGACGAAGAATTGGCGGAGAAACTGGTCCATGATCTTGGAGGATTCAACCAAATCAACAGGCATATGCGTCCCATGGGAGTAGCCTACAGTGATGGGCTGGCTTGACTGTGTGTCAGTACTTCCGAGACACGATGCTCTATATGAGATGTAAGGTGTACGAACTCAACGAAAAGAAGCGTCGCATTGGCGTTCCAGCCAAACTCATTCTCGACAGTGAAACCACCTTCAGGAGCAATGCGACACGGTCCCAGTTCCATCAAATTTCCATAACCTGCTGAAGATCCGCCTGGGCCTCTGCAAGGCAATATATCAGTTAGATTTAGGAAAGAATGTGTGAAGAACACAAAAGAATGAGTGCATATACATACCCGGTCATCCAGAGAATCACCGGATCTCTCTTGGGATCATTTTTGCTCTCATaagcccagaagaagatAGACGACTCGTCCGTTTTGGTCTCGATAAACCCTGATGTGCCCGGATTAGAACTATTGCACACTCTCGCCGTGTCGGAACCCAGGCGTAACGTGAAATCTGGCACTCCAGAATGACCAGAAAAGAACTTGTTGGCTGCGCGAGGAGAGGCGTGAAGTGCTCCATTCACTGGTGCGACGGCACACCAAAGAATGGTGAAGAATTTGTACTTCATTGTTAGATTGGATGAATGTATAGTTGATTAAAACCTTGTTCAAGTGAAGCCAAAGCACTGTTATTTATTGTACATGTGAGGATTTCATAAAGAGAGAATATTAATAATGGACCTCTGTCATGTCCGATCCACTGGCTCTCGCTTGTTGATTGATGGATGGGTTCATGAGATTGACTAGACCATAACGGGTGCCTGGGTGCGCATCCCGAGATATCGGATGGGGCCAATGCGGATGCTCGATCCATCAATTGGTGCAGAACGAGCTGAAATATCGTGGTTTACCCCCGTGTTATGTATGGCCTCAATTTGCAATTCAGCGTGTTATTTCAATCATCTATATACTCATCAAACCAATTTTTCAAATGTATCTCTTATGGAGAATCGGATGGCTACTGCTCTGCCTGGCTGCCGCAACAGGTTATGTTGAATGCCATCAACAAAAGCCTCTCGGTGACCAGAAACCACTCAGCTATCCCACTTTCACCATCCGCGAGCAAAAAGATGAGCTCTGCGATGCAGGTTCTCGGTTCTGGACCGGCACCGTCAATATCACTGCTGACAAATCCATGTTCTTTTGTAAATGCAtattctcttctccagagaCTCTCTACTTACACTGACGTTGAAGGGTTCTTTGAGAGTCGTCGTGACCCCGAGACGGATCCTTTGGTTCTCTGGATGAGCGGGTAAGCCATGGAGAGCTGCAATAATGTTTTGATTGATTAAGGGACTGTCACTAACGGATGTTTCTACTCTCGGCTAGTGGACCGGGTGCGACAGGAGAATTGGGCTTAACTATGGGAAGCGGCCCTTGCGTCGTCAACGCTGATGGCAACTCTACAAGTCGCCGCAAATTCTCTTTCACAGACCGAGCCAATGTTGTTTATATCGAGTATGCCTTTCCCATTCACGAGACGGATCAGATCACTGACTTACACTCCTAGTCAACCAATTGGTGTGGGATTCTCACATATAACTAATCGCGACGATATTGCCGTCACCCTACAACAAGGCGCCCGCGATGTTTACTCTTTCCTGTCGCACCTATCGACAAACGTTTTTCCCAATCTGTCCGGTCGCTCTTGGAACTTGGCCGGTGAATCGATGGGCGGCCACTATGTTCTTGGTTATGCGCACTATATGGCTTCCCTTGAAGGCCAGACGTCACTTATTAACATTTCCTCTATCGTGATTATAGATGGTTACGTGGACGCATCACGTCAAAGTGTAGGGTATTATGACTTCTTCTGTACTGACTGGGCCCTAGACGGCCGCAAGGCGCCTCTGATGAATGAGTCGGCCTGTGCGGATATGGCCGCCGCTGTCCCTTCTTGTGAACTGCTAGGCAGTTACTGCCGCGAATCTTATGATCTGCTAGTGTGCGGGCAAGCATTTTCGGCCTGTGAGGAAACAGTGGGTGAGCATTTCCTCAGTGGAGTTGTTCCTGGAGGATGGGATCCTTATGATGGTAGGTGAAACCCTTCTCTATTTAAGGGTTGAGGTCCGTCTGTTGTAATGATAAATGACTACTAATGTAGAGTGATGTAGGTCGCCATACCTGCGAGAGTCCCCCTCTATGCTCAAACTTCGCTCATGGGCGCTCTTGGAAGTTCTTCAATCAACCTTGGGTTCAAGAACAGCTTGGACAGCCTTACTCCCAATTCGAGCTCATCGATTTCGATACCGGGATGCGTTGGCATCGCGCAAAGAGTCTCTTTTTGCCAGTCACACGAGAAATGACTTGGCTCCTCGACAATACATGTATTCGAATTTTGGTGATTAATGGAAATAATGATATTATCATGTAAGTCCTTGATTATTCTGTGCATCTTTACTTAGTATAAGTCTTCAATATGACCTGACCTTGGATCTAGTAATACACCTGGTCAAATGCGAATGTTGGACGAGCAGCCTTGGCATGGCCAGGCACGCTACCGAAGCCAGGTTTACCAAGACTGGTATTTTGGAACAGGAGACATCACGTCGGATGTCCAAGGTTGGGATGTGAAACGGGGCGGGTTTTGGAAGGGAACAGAACGTCTAGCGCTGTATGCCATTGATGAAGCTGGGCATTTCGCACCCTATCACCAGCCTGAAGCAGTGGGTGCCGTGCTAAGAACTTGGCTTGGCACTTCAGACAACGCAGATCAAAGAGCTTCTGGATAACCAAGGaactttataaatattatacAGCCGCAATGATGTATTAGTGAGTGGCTCTCGGCACAGTCGAATCTATTCATACAACTCTTTGCATGCCCACATTGTCACTTAGCAATCAAAACAATCCACAGTTTCCAAATCTTAAAGTTGTAGAGTTGGCACCTCAGCAATAGGTACTAGATCGCCGAAATATTGGCCATTATCCTCACGGCCAAATGCTATCATGTGCGCTCCCGCAGCAGTGGAGAATAAGCTGTCCTTGGACGCCCACTCATCATGCGTCATACAAGCCAGGAAGATAGTGCGCCCTTTTCTCGACTCTTGTCTAATAGTCTGTATAAAAGGCATGAAACCGTGCAAGGGATAAAACGGCCCCTCTGATTTAGCATGCGTATCCATCAGTCCCTTAACAATGTGCTCAATCAGGTCATACGACACACTGCCCGGTATCATGAGGCCAGCGCAAAACAAAAAATGGAGTATGCCTCTCCGGAAGTTGTTTTCCTTGGCACATCTGGATAAGTCCAAGCCGAGCGCAATACGCGCTATCAGTCTCGCCCAAGAATGGTGCTTTTCGGCGACCATTGACTCTTGCTTGGGAAATTGTCGCTTGTTGTTCGTTGTAGGATCTAATAATCTTCTGAGTAGGCCAGAATCGCACAGTATCTGCGCAAATGCATATTCAGCCATCTCCATTGCCCGACCATGACTAGAAAGGACCAAAGGTTCGAGGTCGTATGAACTGTCCGTGTCCTGGCCTTGACACTCCGCCAGTAACTCTGAATGGAAATCCTCAGGGGGTACGCAACTCAACAGGGTTATTctgagctccttgagctcgtcgTGAGTTCCGGTATCATCCATAAACATTACAGGAGTCTGATCTCCATGCTCAACGAGGTTCCCTTTCAGGATTGCAAACCAGTCTTTGAACGTGTTCAGCACTTGAGGTGTGGTCTCGCCAGAATTGCCAAAACATTTAACAATTAGGATTCTCCACCATATATGTTCGGCTTTTGTACCTACGATGTTGATCATTTGGGAAGCTGTCAAGAATCTTGTCTCCAAGCTCCTAATTAGTGATCCTGTGGGATGCTCGGCGACGCAAACGTGATACGGAACTCGGGGCCAAGTGGCGAAGGATCGAAGATGCAGCCACCATTGGAAGAGAATATCTGATTCAGGTAACGACAAGACAATGTCCTGTTGCGTCAGGAAAGCAGTATCGAGAACGGACAGCGTCTGCCATACGCTACTGATGGAACCACACTCTAGTTCATAGTATTCCATCAAGAACATGGTAATCAGACGAGCCTGCAATGGCGGTGACGCTGCTGAGCCAGATTCCAACGAGGCCTTACTCTGCTCGAGAAACACAGTTGCTTTGTTGAAATGCGTAGGCATAGGGATCCAGGTGCCGTCGTTGGAATGCCTCCCATAAAGATTAGCGAGGTTCGCTGCTGCAAGGGCTAGTGCGGCGCGGTATAGCGGCTTACACTTCAGAACCAAGCTCCATAGATAGGTAGGCTGCACTGGAAACGCCTTAACGATGGTGATTCTGAAGTGGGCCAGGTAGAGTCTATCGCCAGGTACGATCTTGATAGTCGATGGCTGTGTTGGCCGGGATAGATGGATTGAACCTATACTGGCAGCCGAATGGCAGGTCTGAGAATCATCTGGTGATGGTAGTTGACACTGGGTGATCATAGGCAATGGTGAGGGAGTTGAATGTTGGTCTATAGCGAGACCTGGCGTTATTTGTTGAACTTGAGGTAGAGTTGCGGTGGCAGTGACAGCTCTCTTTTCTCGACCCTCCTCCGTCTGCTGTTCTCTCAATGGTTGTTCAGGTTGGGATATTGGGGGCTCCCATGGAAGTTGCGCCATACTTATATCGTCCATGTTGAACTGGATCCCGACAAAATCGTCAATGAAATCACTGTCTGGACAACCCAACTGGCCCATTCCCATGTCGAAGTCAAAATAATCGGTGTTGGCATCCGAATTACCTAGCTCGAGGCTCTGATTGTACAAGACATGCTCCCAAGCACCGCTATTATTGCTCGTCGTGGAACCAGTCGCAGCCATGATCGTATCATCACATTGCTGCTCTGTCAGACGTGAGGCAGTTTGTAGAGGCGGAGagtgagactgagactgctCATTACACGACGTATCGACTGCCCGAGAAGTTTTTCGTAGATGTACATGTGTAGGAGGCGTTCTGTTTGGAGGAGAGCTTCGGACTTGTCTTGAACAACGCCTGTCGTTAGATGAAAGGCTTGCAATGCGATGGTCAACTTTATCGGCGGCCCATTGTGTGGCCTCTCGGAATTTAAGGGCCATCGAGGTATATTCGCAGTCGGTTCCGGCTGATATGCAGCGGCTGCAGAGGGGCCTTTTCTCATCACACTGTCGTGTCACCGCAGAGTCAGCGAGTGCTTGTATATGTCAAGGCAACGAAAGATACCAAGGCAAGATACATGGATTCACAATTGACtgacctttcttctcttgctgcGACATCGGGCGCATCCATTTCTGCTCCGTGTGATATCCGTCTTATTCACCCGTGCGGGTGCTGGAGCGTGAGAATACAGCCTGACCATGTTCAAGAATTATAAATCGATCAATGCTATGAACAATTAATTGATTGATGAATGCGGGGGCAAGTGCGAGGACAGGAGAAGCTCAGCTCATCTTTTAACCGAGACCCCCGCTGCCTCCTCGCAAATAAATTCAGACCCTGTTAGCATTGGGCTAGGCTCACTAGTCAGTTCAGAAAGATCTGATTCGCTCAGTGGTTATTGGCTGCGTTATCGTATTGGGGTCACTCGCTAAATAATAAGCCGCACCAAGCCATCGCGGAACAGATAAGCCTGAAAATTATCCGCACAGTACTACGATGAATACAACTTTAGTGCAGCCAACACAAGAATAAATACCTGGCACTCTGGGCAGATTTTCGATGAACATAAGGAACATCCTGAACTCGGGATTTTATCTACCTATCCTAATTTATCGCGTTATATTTCTCCTTCTAGACTCTAGAGCCATGTCAACCGAATTGATGCCTTCATCTCGAGCTCGGGCCGCTCTTCACCAAGACCCAGTAGGGACACTGATGGAGGAGGTTAAACTCAAGCCTCAATATCACCCCGTCTTGCGCCCAAACGGCATGATTAATCTTTCCGGGGCTCTTAATTCACTCATGACAGATTGGATGGCTACATATGCTGAGAAAGAGCCATTGTCCATGTCTGAGTGCTTGTCATATGGTCCGCTTACTGGGTCTCAGGATCTTctcgaggctgctgctggctACTTTAACCGCTTCTTCAGCCCCTGTGAGCCTATCCGTGCCGAGCATATCTTAGCAGCTAACGGCGTGACATCACTCATGGACATGGTAGCGTGGACCTTGTGTGATCCTGGTCAAGGTGTCTTGTACCTGACTGCGAATTTCTTCATGCTTGACTATAACATGACAGTACGAGCTGGGCTCACCACCATCCCCGTTTCTACACTTGACCTGTCCAATCCCTTTGGCTCCAACGGTCTATCCGAACTGACTAGTGCCTTGGACATGGCCTCTAGCTCAGCCCTCAAAGATCGAGGAATAGAGTGTCGCGTTCTCTTTCTCTGCAACCCCACGAATCCTCAAGGCCGATGCTATTCCCCCCAGACGCTCGAGGGTCTGGCCTCATGGTGTATTGAGAAAAGGATGCATCTCGTAGTCGATGAGATCTATGCTATGTCTACCCTGGCAGACAACAACGACGACGCCGATATTACACCCTTCACTAGCATCTTATCTACCAGTAGCCAAAAAAATGTACACTGTCTCTATGGCATGAGCAAAGACTTCAACATGGGTGGTCTTCGAATGGGATTTCTCGTCACCAGAAACCCAGTCATCAAGGCCGCCGCCTCACAAGCCGCGTAAGCACTTCACCCACTACGCACAACGAAGCACGCAAATGGGctttttatttactttatcCTCTTCTTTGTGTATAGATGGTTCACTTGGCTCACCGTGGCATCGGACAAGTTTGTCACGCGCTTCTTACAGCAGCTAGATGTGATTCAAGGCTACCTCGATAACTACTGCTCAAAGCTTACGGAGGCATATCGAAGAACGACCACGGCTCTGAATAAGTACAAAATTCCATTTCAGCGAGCTGATGCGGGTTTGTTTGTCTTCATTGACCTCAGCCGCTGGGTTCACAACTTTGAGGCAGGAAAGATGGGGAGCTCTGAGATGCAACTCTGTCGGATGCTAATTGATAACGGAGTGTTTTTGAATCCAGGACAGGTCAGAATGATAATTTTGGAAAGCTAAATCTTAGGCAATTGCTAACAGTTTTCGCTGAGCAGTTTGCCGGATGCGATCGTCCTGGACGTTTCCGCCTTGTTTATTCGCAAGATTCAACAGTCGTCGAATTGGCAATCCAACGTATTGGACAGGCTTTGGATACATTAAGTGCAGGGCAGTAGGCAGAGCCAGGAAAATACCCTACAGTAGCTGCACTGCATGGCTAATCTGGAGTGGATTTGGTGGCTAGGTTTAGTGTCTCGATGGATTGGATGGGTGGATCGAATTGCCTGATCGGGTCAATGGGACCGCAACTCCACTTGAGGGTTAGTTAGACTTCCTACTGTACAGTACGAAGGATGCAGACATTTACTGTAATAATTGATTGGTTCAACCTATAATATCCTACAAACAAGCGCCTTGAGTATCTCGGAGGATAAACTGCCTAATCGGATTAAAGAGACCGCAACTCAATGCAGATAACTATTCTACGGTGCGGTAATAATACAAGGGAACCGGAGGCAAACAATTGATGGTCGCTTAGTTCAACCTTTAGTATCCTACAAGCAAACACGCTCTTGATTATGATAAGCTTCCATCAACTACTTAACAAGTTATTTGTTCACCGTTTAGTTGAATCTAGATACATAACCCTACAATGATCGTTTCCATAAAagacaacagcaacaacaataataacagcagcagcaacatcatgCAGCCTCATCTTGCTTACAAGACTCCTGAGCCGGAACATGGCAAACGTCCATCGTCTGCATATCACTACCACTCTACGCCATACAGCACCTTCTCACCATTGGACACCACTGCTGAGGACTGGACCTCAGTCGATACCCCACATTCAAGCCCAGTATCCCACCATTCGCATGTTATGCCCTCAAACGTTGCTGGCCTGACTATGGACGATAAGCTATCTCAAGTCTGCATCTTCGCCAAGCGCCTTATCCCCGGACGTTCTGAGCCTCTCCATAATGTAGCTGTGGGTGTGTGTGTCGACACTGGTAAGATAACCTATGTTGGACCTCAGACGCAGCTGCCAAAGGTGCTTGAATCTGCGCCTCGGGTCCAAGTAGGCTACCTGATGCCAGGTCTCTGGGACTGCCATACCCATTTCGCTGGGATTATTGATGTTGACTTTCCTGCCATGGTCCTGACTCATCCCGTCACGTTGGGTGCCGCCATCACCCGCAATATGCACGAGACCCTCATGGCAGGCTTCACCTCGGTGCGAGACGTCGGCTCGTATGCGACAGAGGTCGCTCCCTTGGTAGAAAAAGGTCTCATTCTTGGGCCCAACATTTTTGGAGCTGGTGCTGCTATCGGTATCACTTCAGGTAGCTGTGATGCCTGTACCTTACCCGCCGACTATGTCTACTCCCGTCAGGGGGGAGGTGGCGGCGGAACTCAGGACTTTTGGCCAGGAGTATCTATACTTGCCATTGCCGATGGAGTAGATGAATGCCGCCGCGCTGTTCGCCAGCAAATCCGAAGGGGAGCAAGCTGCATCAAGATTGTCACCACTGGTGGTGTCTTGAGCCGAACGGACGATCCACATTGTAGGCAATACTCGgatgctgagcttgctgttATGATAGAGGAGGCATCCCTACATAACCGTGCTGTTGCGGCTCACGCGCACGGAAAAGCAGGCATTATGGCAGCCGTCAAAGCAGGCGCTCACACTATTGAACATGGGAGTTACCTAGACGACGAAGCTGCCGAGTTGATGGTCAAGCATAACACCACCTTTATCAGCACGAGATACGTCCTTGAGGCAAACTTGAAGCAACTCGACTCCCTCAATCCCGAAACAGCTGAAAAGATGGTCGGAATAGCCAAGGTTCATCTCGAGGCTTACAGGACAGCTGTGCGTCACGGAGTCAAGATTGCTCTTGGCACTGACATCGCCGGCTCAGACCCAACATCCCTAACTGTCCATGGTCAGAACGGCCATGAAGTTGCATTAGCCGTTAAGGCTGGCCTCACGCCTCTCCAGGCCATCGATGCTGGAACTATCAACTCGGCCGAGACGCTGGGACGCTTGACACCCCAGAAAGGCCTGGTGCGTATTGGATGGGATGCTGATCTCATTGCACTTGACGAGGATCCCCTAGAGAACATCCATCTGTTTGATAGCGAGAAAAATATTAAGTACGTTTGGAAGGGTGGAATGCTTGTCAAGTCACCCACGGGTCAAATGATCTGGCCACCCAAGAGAGAGTCTTACAAGTAGGGTTTCCGGCTGATGTATTTTATTCTATACCAATGTTATGTCTATGTTAGGATTTATTTTCTGCTCAAGCTTTATAACCGAGATTAAATAGCTAAGCTGTCACTTACCCCCAACACACATATACATTCATACTTgtaaagaagaaagagaaaagtaGCCTTATTATATCTAAGTCTAGAGTGTTTAAGATTAGCCTTCATTATCAATCAATAGCAGATTAATACTTAACAGTCTTTTAGAATAACCTCAACTTAGGTGCTTTAACCTTGAAGTCCCTTGCTAAAATGTACTCCAGTTATATCAAAAGCAGAATGAAGTCAGAAAAGCATGCCGTTGAATCGGGTGTAAGCGCGATGCACCATCCGACAGCTGCGTCATGGATATTCAATGGCAAACCAGCCTCTcggtaaaaaaaaaaacactAATCGCTTTACGAGGACTGGATGGCGATATGCTTTGATCGATTACTGAAGATATGGGCTCAACCGGAAAATCCGGGCCAATTGCAATACTGTAATTATGTATTAATagatgatgttgaagactTTTTATCTGCTTGTTTAGTGAAATACGACTAGCTGTGAACTATTGCTGAGACTATTGACGCTGGTCCCAGTCTGCTCATTCAAAACGGCAAATTGTGGATACCTCCCGATATTAGTCAAATTGACCATTGAACTTACCTCTACTCTTGTGTAGATAGCAATTTATCTCATTTCGGATTTTCCGGGAACACTGATCGATTACTGAGGTCTCTATCTGTAAGGCTCTAGATATAAGAATGGCGAAATACAGCTGATATCGTCTCGCCGGAAACCAATGAGTCGGGTCTcgagcaacagcaacataTCAACAAGCTACCCTCCGTCGTCATGCatctttcctctcttttctctaCAGCTCTGCTGTTTTCAACCGCTATCGCGGCGCCACAGCCTGATTACTCTACAACAAGCGCAGCTCAGCATGGCAAGGTTGCCAAATATCAAAAGCAGTGTCCCTTCAGCATTCCCCATGTCAAACCCCACAATCAGCGATATGAGCACGCGCTTAACTTCCCCAAGGGATGCGAAAGTGGTAAATTCATCAATTGGAAGACTTTCAAGGCCAATGGTGTCAATCTGGGCGCCTGGCTTGCAAAGGAAAGGACCCACGACCCCGTCTGGTGGAGTTCTCTCGGCACCAAGGCCGCTGCTACAATCGATGAATGGGGCTTGTGCCAGGCTCTCGGAAAACAATGTGGTCCAATCTTGGAGAAGCGCTACGAATCCTTTCTGAATACTTCCACCATTGATACACTTGCCAAGGTCGGGGTCAATACCCTTCGCATCACTACCACCTATGCCGCCTGGGTCAAGGTCCCTGGATCTGCTTTCTATCATGGAAAAC
Proteins encoded in this region:
- a CDS encoding Alpha/Beta hydrolase protein encodes the protein MKYKFFTILWCAVAPVNGALHASPRAANKFFSGHSGVPDFTLRLGSDTARVCNSSNPGTSGFIETKTDESSIFFWAYESKNDPKRDPVILWMTGGPGGSSAGYGNLMELGPCRIAPEGGFTVENEFGWNANATLLFVDQPITVGYSHGTHMPVDLVESSKIMDQFLRQFFVAYPELAGLDFYIAGESYGGSWVPALANTILKTQASLDKPRQSLQAQPPRYQFLTGPSNNIPTKPKINLKGIMVGNGLVRLSVQNRGSFMTVCSGPDSLFNASQCEEWAPRAMWCENNLSICETQGMTSQVCKDAQDNCTAIADVVIDQMGRNPYDYRQHCKGLDGCFPEMAHIDEYLNRHDIKEALGVPQHVNYTGLSYPVLEQWEKNGDLWRRSDNYVNFLLEATTIQNIRVLIYVGDKDLYSNAAGMRLLLDHGLSWHGQPLMRLRELAPWYEGANVAGRWKSYEPLTFAEIAEAGHLAPFDKSRESLTLINSWIQGNMPTK
- a CDS encoding Alpha/Beta hydrolase protein — translated: MYLLWRIGWLLLCLAAATGYVECHQQKPLGDQKPLSYPTFTIREQKDELCDAGSRFWTGTVNITADKSMFFWFFESRRDPETDPLVLWMSGGPGATGELGLTMGSGPCVVNADGNSTSRRKFSFTDRANVVYIDQPIGVGFSHITNRDDIAVTLQQGARDVYSFLSHLSTNVFPNLSGRSWNLAGESMGGHYVLGYAHYMASLEGQTSLINISSIVIIDGYVDASRQSVGYYDFFCTDWALDGRKAPLMNESACADMAAAVPSCELLGSYCRESYDLLVCGQAFSACEETVGEHFLSGVVPGGWDPYDGRHTCESPPLCSNFAHGRSWKFFNQPWVQEQLGQPYSQFELIDFDTGMRWHRAKSLFLPVTREMTWLLDNTCIRILVINGNNDIIINTPGQMRMLDEQPWHGQARYRSQVYQDWYFGTGDITSDVQGWDVKRGGFWKGTERLALYAIDEAGHFAPYHQPEAVGAVLRTWLGTSDNADQRASG
- a CDS encoding pyridoxal phosphate-dependent transferase, which translates into the protein MSTELMPSSRARAALHQDPVGTLMEEVKLKPQYHPVLRPNGMINLSGALNSLMTDWMATYAEKEPLSMSECLSYGPLTGSQDLLEAAAGYFNRFFSPCEPIRAEHILAANGVTSLMDMVAWTLCDPGQGVLYLTANFFMLDYNMTVRAGLTTIPVSTLDLSNPFGSNGLSELTSALDMASSSALKDRGIECRVLFLCNPTNPQGRCYSPQTLEGLASWCIEKRMHLVVDEIYAMSTLADNNDDADITPFTSILSTSSQKNVHCLYGMSKDFNMGGLRMGFLVTRNPVIKAAASQAAWFTWLTVASDKFVTRFLQQLDVIQGYLDNYCSKLTEAYRRTTTALNKYKIPFQRADAGLFVFIDLSRWVHNFEAGKMGSSEMQLCRMLIDNGVFLNPGQFSLSSLPDAIVLDVSALFIRKIQQSSNWQSNVLDRLWIH